In the genome of Coturnix japonica isolate 7356 chromosome 19, Coturnix japonica 2.1, whole genome shotgun sequence, one region contains:
- the ASPA gene encoding aspartoacylase isoform X1 yields the protein MHRVCPTRALRRQTPCMLSEQSLKLLKSMTSCSVVPKPPVRRVAIFGGTHGNELSGIFLVKHWQENGAEIQRAGMEVKPFLTNPRAVKKCTRYIDCDLNRVFDPDNLGQTVVEDIPYEVRRAQEINHIFGPKGSDDAYDLIFDLHNTTANMGGTLILENSRDDFTIQMCHYIKNALAPEPVPVLLIEHPHLKYATTRSVAKHPVGVEVGPQPQGVVRADILDKMRKIVKHGLDFVHLFNEGKEFPPCTIEVYKIMEKVDYPRNKNDEVIAIIHPNLQDQDWQPLNNGDPLFLTLDGEVITYKGDCTAYPTFINEAAYYEKKQAFVKTVKMELTAEHIRSSVVAPNTS from the exons ATGCACCGTGTCTGCCCTACCAGAGCGCTCAGGAGACAAACTCCGTGCATGCTAAGTGAG caatccttaaagctgctgaaaagcatGACTTCCTGTTCTGTTGTTCCAAAACCTCCTGTAAGAAGGGTTGCTATCTTTGGAGGAACTCATGGCAATGAGTTATCAGGGATATTTTTGGTCAAGCACTGGCAAGAGAATGGAGCTGAGATTCAAAGAGCAGGAATGGAAGTGAAACCATTTCTCACCAACCCAAGAGCTGTGAAGAAGTGTACTAGATACATTGACTGTGATCTGAACCGTGTTTTTGACCCTGATAATCTTGG ACAGACAGTGGTGGAAGATATTCCATATGAAGTGAGAAGGGCTCAGGAAATCAACCATATATTTGGTCCCAAAGGCAGTGATGATGCCTATGACCTTATTTTTGACCTTCACAACACCACTGCTAACATGGGTGGTACCCTTATTCTTGAGAACTCCAGGGATGACTTTACAATTCAAATGTGTCATTATATCAAG AACGCTTTGGCTCCAGAGCCCGTTCCTGTTTTGCTGATTGAACATCCTCACTTGAAATATGCAACAACCCGATCTGTAGCAAAACATCCTGTTG GTGTGGAGGTGGGGCCTCAGCCACAAGGTGTTGTCAGAGCTGATATTCTGGACAAAATGAGGAAGATTGTCAAACATGGCCTTGATTTTGTTCACCTTTTTAATGAAG GAAAAGAATTTCCACCCTGTACAATTGAGGTTTATAAGATAATGGAGAAAGTAGATTATCCCAGGAATAAAAACGATGAAGTTATTGCTATTATTCACCCAAACCTGCAG GATCAAGATTGGCAGCCACTGAACAATGGTGATCCTCTGTTTTTGACTCTTGATGGAGAAGTAATTACTTATAAAGGGGACTGTACAGCCTATCCAACATTTATTAATGAAGCTGCGtattatgaaaagaaacaagcttttgtaaaaacagttaaaatggAACTCACTGCAGAACACATCAGATCCTCAGTCGTAGCTCCAAACACCTCCTAA
- the TRPV3 gene encoding transient receptor potential cation channel subfamily V member 3 isoform X1, translating into MIKDNKEAVPLMGKKTNPPGAPPSNQQEKKPAESTPTKKSSHFFLEIEGFESNATPNNTSPPVFSKPMDSNIRPCASANGEDMDSPQSLQDDVTEYSPNVDSCCANAAQGPDQTRARKKLKKYIFRAVSEGNIEELQGLLAELKERSNVCTSMTVPDYLMKKFTASDTGKTCLMKALLNINNNTNEVVNMLLSFAEENGILERFINAAYTEEAYRGQTALNIAIERRQFEITQTLIEKGADVNAHAQGIFFNPKHKHEGFYFGETALALAACTNQPDIIELLMDNTRTNIASQDSRGNNILHALVTVAEDFKTQNDFVIRMYDMILLKSKDRNLEKVKNKEGLTPLQLAAKTGKLEVLKYILSREIREKPNRSLSRKFTDWAYGPVQSSLYDLTELDTTADNSVLEIIVYNTNIGNRHEMLTLEPLNSLLRMKWKKFARHMLFMSCCFYFLYNVTLTLVSYHRPNENEAPPYPLALTRGVGWLQLSGQVMVMIGAIFLAIKESVAIFLLRPSDLQSILSDAWFHFAFFIQAMLVIFSVFLYLLSYKEHLVCLVLAMALGWANMLYFTRGFQSMGIYSVMIQKVILNDVIKFLVVYIVFLLGFGVALAALIETCQNGGECHSNSSLGPVLMDLFKLTLGLGDLEIQQNSKYPVLFLLLLITYVVLTFVLLLNMLIALMGETVEDISKESEHIWKLQRARTILEFEKFLPKSLRKKFQLGERCKVAENDTRVCLRINEVRWTEWKTHVSFINEDPGPTDPSKVQDNSRTNSKNTLNTFEEMDDLPETSL; encoded by the exons ttcacatttttttctggagatcGAAGGATTTGAAAGCAATGCGACTCCAAATAATACATCTCCCCCTGTGTTTTCCAAACCAATGGATTCAAATATTCGTCCATG TGCATCTGCAAATGGGGAAGACATGGATTCCCCACAGTCTCTTCAGGACGACGTGACTGAATACAGCCCTAACGTAGACAGTTGTTG TGCTAACGCAGCACAAGGACCTGATCAGACGAGAGCCcggaagaagctgaaaaaatacatatttcgGGCAGTTTCTGAGGGGAATATTGAAGAATTGCAAGGTCTGCTCGCAGAGCTGAAGGAGCGATCAAATGTTTGTACAAGCATGACTGTGCCAG ATTATCTAATGAAAAAATTCACAGCTTCAGATACTGGGAAAACTTGTCTGATGAAAGCTCTACTGAAcataaacaacaacacaaaTGAGGTAGTGAATATGCTGCTAtcctttgcagaagaaaatggtattttggAGAGGTTTATCAATGCAGCGTACACAGAAGAGGCATATAGAG GTCAGACAGCTCTGAATATTGCCATTGAAAGAAGACAATTTGAAATCACTCAGACCCTCATAGAAAAAGGAGCTGATGTCAATGCTCACGCCcagggtattttttttaaccccaAACATAAACATGAAGGCTTTTATTTTG GTGAAACTGCCCTGGCTTTAGCTGCGTGTACCAATCAACCAGATATAATCGAGCTGTTAATGGACAACACCAGGACCAACATTGCTTCTCAGGATTCCAGAGGAAACAACATCCTACACGCATTAGTTACTGTTGCAGAGGACTTTAAAACTCAGAATGACTTTGTAATCAGGATGTACGATATGATCTTGTTGAAAAGTAAAGACAGAAATTTGGAAAAAGTGAAGAACAAGGAGGGTTTAACACCGCTACAATTAGCTGCAAAAACTGGGAAGTTGGAG GTTCTGAAATACATCCTCAGCAGAGAGATAAGAGAGAAACCCAACAGAAGCCTGTCAAGAAAATTCACAGACTGGGCTTATGGTCCTGTCCAATCTTCTCTTTATGATCTGACAGAACTGGATACCACTGCAGACAATTCAGTACTGGAAATCATTGTCTACAACACGAATATCGGT aaTCGCCATGAAATGCTGACACTGGAGCCCCTGAATTCACTCCTGCgaatgaaatggaagaaatttgCACGGCACATGCTGTTTATGTcatgttgcttttatttcctgtacAACGTAACACTGACGTTAGTTTCCTACCACAGAcctaatgaaaatgaa GCTCCTCCTTACCCTTTAGCACTGACTCGCGGTGTGGGATGGCTGCAGTTATCAGGACAGGTGATGGTTATGATAGGAGCGATATTTTTAGCCATCAAAGAG AGTGTTGCCATCTTTCTGCTCAGGCCCTCAGACCTGCAATCAATTCTTTCTGATGCGTGGTTCCACTTTGCATT TTTCATACAAGCCATGCTTGTGatcttctctgtctttctgtaCTTGCTTTCCTACAAAGAACACCTCGTGTGTCTTGTTCTGGCAATGGCCCTGGGATGGGCTAATATGCTCTATTTCACCAGAGGTTTCCAGTCCATGGGAATTTACAGTGTTATGATTCAAAAG GTCATCCTGAACGATGTGATAAAATTTTTAGTTGTCTATATCGTGTTTTTGCTGGGATTTGGCGTAG ctcttgCTGCATTGATTGAAACTTGCCAAAATGGTGGTGAATGCCATTCCAACAGCAGTCTGGGACCTGTTCTGATGGATCTTTTTAAGCTCACCTTAGGTCTGGGTGATCTGGAGATCCAGCAAAATTCCAAGTATCCTGTGctatttcttctgctccttATAACGTATGTTGTGTTGACTTTTGTTCTTCTCTTGAACATGCTGATTGCATTAATGGGAGAAACGGTGGAAGATATTTCTAAAGAGAGTGAGCACATCTGGAAACTCCAG AGAGCCAGAACCATTTTGGAATTTGAAAAGTTCTTACCAAAATCCTTGAGGAAAAAATTCCAACTGGGAGAGCGGTGCAAAGTGGCTGAAAACGACACACGGGTTTGCTTGAG GATTAATGAAGTGAGATGGACTGAGTGGAAAACACATGTTTCGTTTATTAATGAAGATCCAGGGCCAACAG ATCCAAGCAAAGTTCAAGATAATTCAAGAACTAATAGCAAAAACACCTTGAATACGTTTGAAGAAATGGATGATTTGCCTGAAACTTCTCTTTAG
- the ASPA gene encoding aspartoacylase isoform X2 — translation MTSCSVVPKPPVRRVAIFGGTHGNELSGIFLVKHWQENGAEIQRAGMEVKPFLTNPRAVKKCTRYIDCDLNRVFDPDNLGQTVVEDIPYEVRRAQEINHIFGPKGSDDAYDLIFDLHNTTANMGGTLILENSRDDFTIQMCHYIKNALAPEPVPVLLIEHPHLKYATTRSVAKHPVGVEVGPQPQGVVRADILDKMRKIVKHGLDFVHLFNEGKEFPPCTIEVYKIMEKVDYPRNKNDEVIAIIHPNLQDQDWQPLNNGDPLFLTLDGEVITYKGDCTAYPTFINEAAYYEKKQAFVKTVKMELTAEHIRSSVVAPNTS, via the exons atGACTTCCTGTTCTGTTGTTCCAAAACCTCCTGTAAGAAGGGTTGCTATCTTTGGAGGAACTCATGGCAATGAGTTATCAGGGATATTTTTGGTCAAGCACTGGCAAGAGAATGGAGCTGAGATTCAAAGAGCAGGAATGGAAGTGAAACCATTTCTCACCAACCCAAGAGCTGTGAAGAAGTGTACTAGATACATTGACTGTGATCTGAACCGTGTTTTTGACCCTGATAATCTTGG ACAGACAGTGGTGGAAGATATTCCATATGAAGTGAGAAGGGCTCAGGAAATCAACCATATATTTGGTCCCAAAGGCAGTGATGATGCCTATGACCTTATTTTTGACCTTCACAACACCACTGCTAACATGGGTGGTACCCTTATTCTTGAGAACTCCAGGGATGACTTTACAATTCAAATGTGTCATTATATCAAG AACGCTTTGGCTCCAGAGCCCGTTCCTGTTTTGCTGATTGAACATCCTCACTTGAAATATGCAACAACCCGATCTGTAGCAAAACATCCTGTTG GTGTGGAGGTGGGGCCTCAGCCACAAGGTGTTGTCAGAGCTGATATTCTGGACAAAATGAGGAAGATTGTCAAACATGGCCTTGATTTTGTTCACCTTTTTAATGAAG GAAAAGAATTTCCACCCTGTACAATTGAGGTTTATAAGATAATGGAGAAAGTAGATTATCCCAGGAATAAAAACGATGAAGTTATTGCTATTATTCACCCAAACCTGCAG GATCAAGATTGGCAGCCACTGAACAATGGTGATCCTCTGTTTTTGACTCTTGATGGAGAAGTAATTACTTATAAAGGGGACTGTACAGCCTATCCAACATTTATTAATGAAGCTGCGtattatgaaaagaaacaagcttttgtaaaaacagttaaaatggAACTCACTGCAGAACACATCAGATCCTCAGTCGTAGCTCCAAACACCTCCTAA
- the TRPV3 gene encoding transient receptor potential cation channel subfamily V member 3 isoform X2, protein MSANAAQGPDQTRARKKLKKYIFRAVSEGNIEELQGLLAELKERSNVCTSMTVPDYLMKKFTASDTGKTCLMKALLNINNNTNEVVNMLLSFAEENGILERFINAAYTEEAYRGQTALNIAIERRQFEITQTLIEKGADVNAHAQGIFFNPKHKHEGFYFGETALALAACTNQPDIIELLMDNTRTNIASQDSRGNNILHALVTVAEDFKTQNDFVIRMYDMILLKSKDRNLEKVKNKEGLTPLQLAAKTGKLEVLKYILSREIREKPNRSLSRKFTDWAYGPVQSSLYDLTELDTTADNSVLEIIVYNTNIGNRHEMLTLEPLNSLLRMKWKKFARHMLFMSCCFYFLYNVTLTLVSYHRPNENEAPPYPLALTRGVGWLQLSGQVMVMIGAIFLAIKESVAIFLLRPSDLQSILSDAWFHFAFFIQAMLVIFSVFLYLLSYKEHLVCLVLAMALGWANMLYFTRGFQSMGIYSVMIQKVILNDVIKFLVVYIVFLLGFGVALAALIETCQNGGECHSNSSLGPVLMDLFKLTLGLGDLEIQQNSKYPVLFLLLLITYVVLTFVLLLNMLIALMGETVEDISKESEHIWKLQRARTILEFEKFLPKSLRKKFQLGERCKVAENDTRVCLRINEVRWTEWKTHVSFINEDPGPTGTAELHTAAFVKPLFLRIPLVSFLTCKNVSVPN, encoded by the exons atgaG TGCTAACGCAGCACAAGGACCTGATCAGACGAGAGCCcggaagaagctgaaaaaatacatatttcgGGCAGTTTCTGAGGGGAATATTGAAGAATTGCAAGGTCTGCTCGCAGAGCTGAAGGAGCGATCAAATGTTTGTACAAGCATGACTGTGCCAG ATTATCTAATGAAAAAATTCACAGCTTCAGATACTGGGAAAACTTGTCTGATGAAAGCTCTACTGAAcataaacaacaacacaaaTGAGGTAGTGAATATGCTGCTAtcctttgcagaagaaaatggtattttggAGAGGTTTATCAATGCAGCGTACACAGAAGAGGCATATAGAG GTCAGACAGCTCTGAATATTGCCATTGAAAGAAGACAATTTGAAATCACTCAGACCCTCATAGAAAAAGGAGCTGATGTCAATGCTCACGCCcagggtattttttttaaccccaAACATAAACATGAAGGCTTTTATTTTG GTGAAACTGCCCTGGCTTTAGCTGCGTGTACCAATCAACCAGATATAATCGAGCTGTTAATGGACAACACCAGGACCAACATTGCTTCTCAGGATTCCAGAGGAAACAACATCCTACACGCATTAGTTACTGTTGCAGAGGACTTTAAAACTCAGAATGACTTTGTAATCAGGATGTACGATATGATCTTGTTGAAAAGTAAAGACAGAAATTTGGAAAAAGTGAAGAACAAGGAGGGTTTAACACCGCTACAATTAGCTGCAAAAACTGGGAAGTTGGAG GTTCTGAAATACATCCTCAGCAGAGAGATAAGAGAGAAACCCAACAGAAGCCTGTCAAGAAAATTCACAGACTGGGCTTATGGTCCTGTCCAATCTTCTCTTTATGATCTGACAGAACTGGATACCACTGCAGACAATTCAGTACTGGAAATCATTGTCTACAACACGAATATCGGT aaTCGCCATGAAATGCTGACACTGGAGCCCCTGAATTCACTCCTGCgaatgaaatggaagaaatttgCACGGCACATGCTGTTTATGTcatgttgcttttatttcctgtacAACGTAACACTGACGTTAGTTTCCTACCACAGAcctaatgaaaatgaa GCTCCTCCTTACCCTTTAGCACTGACTCGCGGTGTGGGATGGCTGCAGTTATCAGGACAGGTGATGGTTATGATAGGAGCGATATTTTTAGCCATCAAAGAG AGTGTTGCCATCTTTCTGCTCAGGCCCTCAGACCTGCAATCAATTCTTTCTGATGCGTGGTTCCACTTTGCATT TTTCATACAAGCCATGCTTGTGatcttctctgtctttctgtaCTTGCTTTCCTACAAAGAACACCTCGTGTGTCTTGTTCTGGCAATGGCCCTGGGATGGGCTAATATGCTCTATTTCACCAGAGGTTTCCAGTCCATGGGAATTTACAGTGTTATGATTCAAAAG GTCATCCTGAACGATGTGATAAAATTTTTAGTTGTCTATATCGTGTTTTTGCTGGGATTTGGCGTAG ctcttgCTGCATTGATTGAAACTTGCCAAAATGGTGGTGAATGCCATTCCAACAGCAGTCTGGGACCTGTTCTGATGGATCTTTTTAAGCTCACCTTAGGTCTGGGTGATCTGGAGATCCAGCAAAATTCCAAGTATCCTGTGctatttcttctgctccttATAACGTATGTTGTGTTGACTTTTGTTCTTCTCTTGAACATGCTGATTGCATTAATGGGAGAAACGGTGGAAGATATTTCTAAAGAGAGTGAGCACATCTGGAAACTCCAG AGAGCCAGAACCATTTTGGAATTTGAAAAGTTCTTACCAAAATCCTTGAGGAAAAAATTCCAACTGGGAGAGCGGTGCAAAGTGGCTGAAAACGACACACGGGTTTGCTTGAG GATTAATGAAGTGAGATGGACTGAGTGGAAAACACATGTTTCGTTTATTAATGAAGATCCAGGGCCAACAGGTACTGCTGAACTTCACACCGCCGCATTTGTGAAACCTCTGTTCCTTAGAATTCCTTTGGTGTCGTTTTTGACCTGTAAGAATGTCAGTGTACCTAACTAG